A genomic region of Alicyclobacillus sp. SO9 contains the following coding sequences:
- a CDS encoding HAD-IIA family hydrolase, with protein MSDEVLYKAALAKHGWKAALIDLDGTLYRGDMVIEGAGEFIQRLRELDVLPVFFTNNSMRTPLQVADKLNGMGIDAQPEEVCTSSQMAAFTVRQQVGKGAAVAAIGDAGLKVALQEEGLYPVMADDDEQSVTSGNARVPSEASKLEPAGAVVGLNLRVTYQQLAWVCGHAARLSRWTLTNGDVRLPSTDGFLPGNGAIAAFVKAATGIEPQTVGKPNPAYVEFVLQRYHLKASEAVVIGDNVLTDVACGNAAGVDTIWVQSGVSYQRNEVADSSTGQQALEPLYTARSVAALFQK; from the coding sequence ATGTCTGATGAAGTATTATACAAGGCTGCATTAGCCAAGCACGGCTGGAAAGCAGCACTTATCGATTTAGACGGGACACTGTACCGTGGCGATATGGTCATCGAAGGTGCAGGTGAATTCATCCAGAGACTGCGTGAGTTGGACGTTCTTCCCGTGTTCTTCACGAACAACTCAATGCGGACACCGCTCCAGGTCGCTGATAAGCTGAACGGTATGGGAATAGACGCCCAGCCAGAGGAAGTGTGTACGTCCTCACAGATGGCTGCGTTTACTGTGCGTCAGCAGGTTGGCAAGGGGGCAGCGGTAGCTGCAATTGGTGATGCAGGGCTGAAAGTTGCGTTGCAGGAAGAAGGACTTTATCCTGTCATGGCTGATGACGATGAGCAGTCTGTTACGAGCGGGAACGCTCGGGTTCCGTCTGAAGCAAGCAAACTTGAGCCGGCAGGTGCTGTTGTGGGGTTAAATCTTCGCGTTACATATCAGCAGCTTGCTTGGGTCTGCGGGCATGCGGCGAGGTTGTCTCGATGGACCCTCACCAACGGAGATGTTCGGTTGCCAAGCACAGACGGTTTTCTTCCTGGAAACGGGGCCATTGCAGCTTTCGTGAAGGCGGCAACCGGGATTGAACCGCAGACCGTGGGAAAACCCAATCCTGCCTATGTGGAATTTGTACTTCAAAGGTATCATCTGAAAGCTTCAGAAGCTGTCGTGATTGGCGACAATGTGTTAACGGATGTTGCCTGCGGCAATGCGGCTGGAGTAGATACGATTTGGGTTCAGTCAGGTGTCAGTTATCAGCGAAATGAAGTCGCTGACAGCAGCACGGGGCAACAGGCACTTGAGCCCCTGTATACGGCACGCTCAGTAGCAGCTTTGTTTCAAAAGTAG
- a CDS encoding MBL fold metallo-hydrolase yields MQKITKTVVSKHVLQLAVPTPTIPPAFETNTYLIYDGSEGLLVDLGTQDPDSLHTVTETLLQLKLSRVSLLATHYHRDHTQGLPFLQSRLNTPVYLHPLDLQLAQKEMQVPAGLTSPVPKQLQLGSVSVDIDHRPGHTHGHVHVRIPTDSVVLVGDNLAGTGSVWIGPPDGHLNDYYDSLDAVIYGNCQIAGPGHGPVIRHAQDAARKQKKHRQDRQQQILSHLKDWRTVDHLVDAIYADTIPEAALWAARKTVQAHLQYLLVKDGIIQKFNKDQMRTQYRRFDDHR; encoded by the coding sequence ATGCAAAAGATTACGAAGACAGTTGTTTCGAAGCATGTGCTGCAACTGGCTGTTCCAACTCCCACTATACCTCCTGCATTCGAGACCAATACGTACCTGATTTACGACGGTAGTGAAGGTCTCCTGGTCGATCTCGGTACACAAGACCCCGACAGCCTCCACACCGTCACGGAAACCCTGCTGCAATTGAAACTGAGCAGAGTGTCGTTGCTGGCAACGCATTACCACCGTGATCATACGCAGGGGTTACCTTTTCTGCAATCCCGCTTGAACACCCCCGTCTACCTTCATCCCCTCGACCTTCAACTCGCGCAAAAGGAGATGCAAGTTCCCGCAGGTCTCACCTCACCTGTTCCAAAGCAGCTTCAACTCGGCAGCGTTTCCGTTGACATCGACCATCGTCCCGGGCATACACACGGTCATGTCCACGTCCGCATTCCTACAGACAGCGTGGTGCTTGTTGGAGATAACCTGGCTGGCACTGGATCGGTCTGGATTGGGCCGCCTGACGGGCACCTGAACGACTACTACGACTCATTGGATGCCGTGATTTACGGAAATTGCCAAATTGCAGGACCCGGCCATGGACCTGTCATCCGGCACGCGCAGGATGCTGCCCGGAAGCAAAAGAAGCATCGTCAAGACCGGCAACAGCAGATTTTATCGCACCTGAAGGATTGGAGAACCGTCGACCATCTGGTTGATGCCATATACGCCGACACCATCCCCGAAGCTGCGCTGTGGGCAGCACGGAAAACGGTCCAAGCACACTTGCAATACCTACTGGTAAAAGACGGTATCATTCAGAAGTTTAACAAGGACCAGATGAGAACACAGTACCGGCGTTTCGATGATCACCGCTAA
- a CDS encoding cob(I)yrinic acid a,c-diamide adenosyltransferase has translation MKIYTRSGDNGETSLIYGRRVPKDALRVDTYGTLDEVNSVIGVAVALLPDEGFADLCQACRRLQRDLFDLGRDLATPEDKRDGFYVSKEDVDVLEKLIDTFDEQTPPLRQFVLPGGAPAAAAFHQARTVARRAERRVVELEKSEAVQPWVRKYLNRLSDLLFVMARLTNARTKVEEPGVDFQGEKPDPFVEDSSDV, from the coding sequence ATGAAAATTTATACTCGCTCGGGAGACAACGGAGAGACGAGTCTGATTTACGGACGTAGGGTACCAAAAGACGCCTTGCGCGTAGATACATATGGAACGCTGGACGAAGTCAACTCTGTCATTGGTGTGGCTGTGGCTTTGCTGCCGGATGAAGGTTTTGCAGACCTGTGCCAAGCGTGTCGTCGATTGCAGCGGGATTTGTTTGATCTCGGCCGGGATTTGGCAACGCCTGAAGACAAGCGAGACGGCTTTTACGTCAGCAAAGAGGACGTTGATGTCCTTGAGAAACTCATCGACACTTTTGATGAGCAAACCCCGCCTCTGCGTCAGTTTGTCTTACCGGGCGGTGCGCCGGCTGCTGCAGCGTTTCATCAAGCCAGGACTGTGGCTCGCAGGGCGGAGCGGCGCGTTGTCGAACTTGAAAAGAGTGAAGCGGTCCAACCGTGGGTGCGCAAGTATCTGAACCGTTTGTCAGACTTACTCTTTGTCATGGCGCGGCTGACGAATGCAAGAACAAAAGTCGAAGAGCCAGGAGTCGATTTCCAAGGAGAAAAACCGGATCCGTTTGTGGAGGATTCTTCTGATGTCTGA
- the nrdR gene encoding transcriptional regulator NrdR: MRCPYCGSDNSRVVESRTGEDGSTIRRRRECTSAGCGRRFTTYERIEQQPLMVVKKDSNREEFSRDKLFRGLLKSCEKRPISVDSIEAVVSKIERQLRLDYEREVASTVIGERVMEALKDLDGVAYVRFASVYREFRDVETLAQEVMSFITDPTGRSSE, encoded by the coding sequence GTGCGTTGTCCCTATTGTGGATCTGACAACTCCAGAGTCGTTGAATCCAGAACGGGAGAAGACGGTTCCACGATTCGCAGGCGCCGGGAGTGCACAAGTGCTGGATGTGGACGGCGGTTCACGACGTATGAGCGAATTGAGCAACAACCGCTGATGGTCGTGAAAAAAGATTCAAACCGCGAGGAGTTTTCACGGGACAAACTGTTTCGAGGTCTGCTGAAATCCTGTGAGAAGAGACCGATATCGGTGGACAGCATCGAAGCAGTAGTATCCAAAATTGAGCGCCAATTGCGATTGGACTATGAGCGTGAAGTAGCATCTACTGTCATTGGGGAACGCGTTATGGAAGCGTTGAAAGACCTGGACGGAGTTGCGTATGTCCGCTTCGCGAGCGTATATCGTGAGTTTAGGGATGTGGAAACCCTTGCTCAGGAGGTAATGTCCTTCATCACTGATCCGACAGGCCGCTCGTCTGAATAG